The following coding sequences lie in one Verrucomicrobiota bacterium genomic window:
- a CDS encoding VWA domain-containing protein yields the protein MNFRLTDPWWLLLWLVAVPWTLYFHFRSDVGMSAFRKWLALGLRLFIVTLTVLSIAGLQHLKPVEGMNVFFVLDRSDSVPSPQQEAARQFVNQTSALKKKEDRGGVVVFGSSASIESSANPVVHLQKIHSVLSTERTDLAGAIRLAAAAFPETGQKRIVLISDGNENVGDAAAAAYAAGPLGISIDVLPLGAARKNDTSIQKLSLPPQLKKGQTFDVKIFAQADRLQSGKVRLYRNDQLLGEQQVTLDAGKNLFSFPQTLTEPGFYSYEVQLDAPGDMVPQNNRATSFTSVKGDPRILLVSSAPEQDANLADVLRSAQFDLKVAGINGFPGNLAEMQSYDAIFLSNVAAGDLGLDLMRLLESAVRDFGIGLVCIGGDQAFAAGGYRGTPLESALPLDMELSSKKVLPSGAMVIVCHATEFPNGNQWARDIAFAALDALGPQDEMGIVMWDGTDRWLFELAKVADKKAMGRAIAGMNPGDMPNFQRVMEMANEGLKKSNASIKHMVVFSDGDPGAPDAKLMSEIVGNRITLSTVMIGGHVNPDTMMDLATKGKGQFYDVRSPASLPQIFVKEAAVILKSAIFEEPFKPRLASSSELTRGIGGAEFPMLRGYVATSPKPRAEVPLVSDKGDPVLAHWQFGLGRAVAFTSDAKARWAAPWLSWDRYRQFWIQVAQWSLRRLENSEFNTDISIEKGEGILTVEAVDSQGNFRNFLNLQTVVVGPKGEKQTVRLQQSGPGHYEARFPTKEVGMYLLNLLDFKDGVVRSRQSLGTSVNYSPEFNASEPNTPLLGRLAETTGGKMLDLERPEDSPFLHDRKKTHQPRDLWEWLLKLAIVLFPLDIAVRRIQPDWEEWKKATRSLRRFLFFWEKPAVTPDAEESLGALLARRDEVRARRPASTAADPEIFKPRDPAGSNASVLGDFSTPRSEPTAQPSTPTGQATVSAPEQAGEEAGTTSKLLAAKRRAQKRNL from the coding sequence TTGAACTTCCGCTTGACCGATCCCTGGTGGTTGCTCCTCTGGCTCGTCGCCGTGCCTTGGACGCTGTACTTCCACTTCCGGTCGGATGTCGGCATGAGCGCCTTCCGCAAGTGGCTCGCCCTGGGCCTGAGGCTCTTCATTGTCACCCTCACCGTGCTGTCCATCGCTGGTCTGCAGCACCTCAAACCGGTGGAGGGCATGAACGTCTTCTTCGTGTTGGATCGTTCGGACAGCGTGCCTTCTCCCCAGCAGGAGGCAGCCCGGCAATTCGTCAACCAAACTTCCGCGTTGAAGAAAAAGGAGGATCGCGGTGGGGTCGTGGTTTTTGGCAGCTCGGCCAGCATCGAATCGTCCGCCAATCCTGTCGTCCACTTGCAGAAGATTCACTCCGTCCTTTCGACGGAGCGGACGGATCTCGCTGGCGCCATCCGGCTGGCTGCCGCCGCCTTCCCCGAGACCGGACAAAAGCGCATCGTCCTCATTTCGGACGGGAATGAGAATGTAGGAGACGCCGCCGCCGCCGCTTATGCGGCAGGGCCTCTCGGCATCAGCATCGACGTCCTCCCTTTAGGCGCGGCAAGAAAGAATGATACATCCATTCAGAAGCTCAGCCTCCCGCCGCAGTTGAAGAAGGGACAAACTTTCGATGTCAAAATCTTTGCTCAAGCCGACCGCCTGCAGTCGGGCAAGGTCCGCCTCTACCGCAACGACCAGTTGCTGGGGGAGCAGCAAGTCACACTCGATGCCGGAAAGAATCTCTTCTCCTTCCCTCAAACGCTCACCGAACCCGGTTTCTACAGTTACGAAGTGCAACTCGACGCGCCCGGCGACATGGTCCCGCAGAACAACCGCGCCACCAGTTTCACCAGCGTCAAAGGAGATCCTCGCATCCTGCTCGTTTCTTCCGCCCCGGAACAGGACGCCAACCTCGCCGACGTCCTGCGCTCGGCTCAGTTCGACCTCAAAGTCGCCGGCATCAACGGATTTCCGGGCAATCTGGCGGAGATGCAGAGTTATGACGCGATCTTCCTCTCGAACGTCGCCGCGGGAGATCTCGGCCTCGATCTCATGCGTTTGTTGGAAAGTGCGGTGCGGGACTTCGGCATCGGATTGGTCTGCATCGGCGGAGACCAGGCCTTCGCCGCCGGCGGCTATCGTGGAACCCCCTTGGAAAGCGCGCTTCCCCTCGACATGGAACTCAGCAGCAAGAAGGTGCTGCCGAGCGGCGCCATGGTCATTGTCTGCCACGCCACCGAATTCCCCAACGGCAATCAATGGGCGCGCGATATCGCCTTCGCCGCCCTCGACGCGCTCGGTCCCCAGGACGAGATGGGCATCGTCATGTGGGACGGCACCGACCGCTGGCTCTTCGAACTGGCCAAAGTCGCGGACAAGAAAGCCATGGGAAGAGCCATCGCGGGAATGAATCCTGGCGACATGCCCAATTTCCAGCGGGTCATGGAAATGGCCAACGAGGGGCTCAAGAAATCCAACGCCAGCATCAAACACATGGTGGTCTTCAGTGACGGGGATCCTGGCGCTCCCGACGCCAAACTCATGTCCGAAATCGTCGGCAATCGCATTACCCTCAGCACCGTCATGATCGGGGGACATGTCAATCCCGACACGATGATGGACTTGGCGACCAAGGGAAAAGGCCAGTTCTACGATGTCCGTTCTCCCGCGTCACTGCCCCAAATCTTCGTCAAAGAAGCCGCGGTCATCCTCAAATCCGCCATTTTTGAAGAGCCATTCAAGCCTCGACTGGCCTCCTCTTCCGAACTCACCCGCGGCATCGGCGGCGCGGAGTTTCCCATGCTCCGCGGCTACGTCGCCACTTCCCCCAAACCCAGGGCCGAGGTGCCGCTCGTGTCCGACAAGGGCGATCCGGTCCTCGCACACTGGCAGTTCGGGCTTGGACGTGCCGTGGCCTTCACCTCCGACGCCAAAGCCCGCTGGGCCGCGCCGTGGCTCTCCTGGGATCGCTACCGTCAGTTCTGGATCCAAGTGGCGCAATGGAGCTTGCGTCGCCTCGAGAACTCCGAGTTCAACACCGACATTTCCATCGAGAAAGGAGAAGGCATCCTCACCGTCGAAGCCGTGGACAGCCAGGGCAACTTCCGCAATTTCCTGAACCTGCAAACCGTCGTGGTCGGCCCCAAAGGGGAAAAACAAACCGTCCGGCTCCAACAATCCGGCCCGGGTCACTATGAAGCCCGATTCCCCACGAAAGAAGTCGGCATGTATCTGCTCAACCTGCTCGATTTCAAAGACGGCGTCGTGCGCTCGCGCCAGAGCCTCGGCACCAGCGTCAATTACTCCCCGGAATTCAACGCTTCCGAACCCAACACCCCCCTGCTCGGCCGCCTCGCCGAAACGACCGGCGGAAAAATGCTGGATCTGGAACGTCCGGAGGACAGCCCATTCCTCCATGATCGCAAGAAAACCCATCAACCCCGCGACCTTTGGGAATGGCTCCTGAAACTCGCCATCGTCCTCTTCCCGCTCGACATCGCCGTTCGCCGCATCCAGCCCGACTGGGAAGAATGGAAAAAGGCAACGCGCTCGTTGCGGCGATTTCTATTCTTTTGGGAGAAACCCGCCGTCACTCCCGACGCGGAGGAATCTTTGGGAGCCCTGCTCGCCCGTCGCGATGAAGTGCGAGCCCGCCGTCCCGCCTCCACCGCGGCGGATCCTGAAATCTTCAAACCCCGGGATCCTGCCGGCTCGAACGCCTCCGTCCTGGGGGATTTCTCCACGCCGCGCTCGGAACCCACCGCCCAGCCCTCCACCCCGACAGGTCAAGCAACCGTCTCGGCACCGGAGCAAGCCGGCGAAGAAGCGGGCACGACCAGCAAGCTTCTCGCCGCGAAGCGCCGCGCCCAGAAGCGAAACCTTTGA
- a CDS encoding DUF58 domain-containing protein produces the protein MSALLSPETLRRLEQFELLARRKSQSAARGERRSKARGQSVEFADHRNYATGDDLRYLDWNLFGRLDRLFVKLYEEERELPLLLLIDTSESMSFGAARKLDFALKVAAALGHVALCGFDRVTVMPFPEVPENAGARMALRGIRGRKSSLRFLETLGRLQPKGPGRLNESLRQAALQSPHAGLAVVLSDFLDPEGYEPGLTALLGRGFQVHAMQILAAEEIEPDYFGDLRLVDSETGAVQEVTFGKYRLSEYRKMVEGYCLRLREYCQTRGMGWFLARSDTDLGAFLLKELRRAEVWK, from the coding sequence ATGAGCGCGCTGCTATCGCCTGAAACTCTGCGCCGGCTTGAACAGTTTGAGTTGCTGGCCCGCCGCAAATCGCAGAGCGCGGCTCGCGGGGAACGCCGGAGCAAGGCCCGCGGACAATCGGTGGAGTTTGCCGATCACCGCAATTACGCCACCGGCGACGATCTTCGCTATCTGGATTGGAATCTTTTTGGGCGGCTGGACCGGTTATTCGTCAAGCTGTACGAGGAAGAGCGCGAACTGCCCCTGCTCCTGCTCATCGATACGAGCGAATCCATGAGCTTCGGGGCGGCGCGCAAGCTCGACTTCGCCCTCAAAGTCGCCGCGGCCCTGGGCCATGTCGCACTTTGCGGTTTCGATCGCGTCACGGTCATGCCCTTTCCGGAAGTGCCCGAGAACGCGGGCGCGCGCATGGCCTTGCGAGGCATTCGCGGACGCAAGAGTTCCCTGCGTTTTCTCGAAACCCTCGGGCGGTTGCAACCGAAAGGCCCGGGGCGACTCAACGAATCACTCCGGCAGGCGGCCCTTCAATCGCCGCACGCGGGCCTGGCGGTCGTGTTGAGCGATTTTCTGGATCCGGAGGGCTACGAACCGGGACTGACCGCGCTGCTCGGACGCGGCTTCCAAGTGCATGCCATGCAAATCCTGGCGGCCGAGGAAATCGAGCCCGATTATTTCGGGGATCTGCGCCTTGTGGATTCCGAGACGGGCGCCGTGCAGGAAGTCACCTTCGGCAAGTACCGGCTCTCCGAATACCGGAAAATGGTTGAGGGATACTGCCTGCGTTTGCGCGAGTATTGCCAGACACGCGGCATGGGCTGGTTCCTCGCGCGATCCGACACCGATTTGGGCGCGTTTCTCCTCAAAGAATTGAGGCGGGCGGAGGTTTGGAAATGA
- a CDS encoding VWA domain-containing protein encodes MNFLDPSAFWFAATLPAVVVLYLLKRKRQVRLVPSTILWQRFLAENQANAPFQKLRKNLLLLLQILLLLLAIFALARPFLSQDVRGGRLQVVILDASASMQATDVAPNRFEKARQEALKWVDGLEDTSEMVIVLAGSVTELKQSKTSDKSALRRALQACHVSDGPTRLSDAFKLADTLTRDQQADAETHLFSDGAASDLADFESKGMRLVYHRVGTTNHNAGVVALDVKANPENPAQRAIFAGIANYSSNALQAELELRFNDQVLDSKPITLDPRRSEPVVFVAAQSPEVPIGKFTVSLKTTDDLAVDNSASVISKLPSPVRVLLVTRGNRFLEKALRAAGQVELTIVEDIKTPPQTDLVVLDDLTPSVWPEQNVLAIHTSNPAWFSAPPAPLEAPAIVDWKTSHTLMRFVSFDNVQIAQANAVRTPDWAVSILDSQQSPLILAGERERQRIVWVGFDVLKSSWPRRPSFIIFMVNAVEWLNPFSGSPLSIRAGEPFRLPKPEGVAKAEVTFPDGTTRSLDLEPQSRDIVVGDTSRQGVYHLKAGTQETLFAVNLLDSPESDIAPREEIKLGKYGEVSATTLKKASLELWRWIAAAALVLMCCEWWYFNKRTA; translated from the coding sequence ATGAATTTCCTCGACCCCTCCGCCTTTTGGTTCGCCGCCACCCTCCCCGCGGTGGTGGTTCTCTACCTGCTCAAACGCAAGCGACAGGTTCGACTCGTTCCCAGCACCATCCTGTGGCAGCGGTTTCTGGCTGAAAACCAGGCCAACGCCCCTTTTCAAAAACTCCGCAAGAATCTCCTGCTGCTGCTGCAAATTCTCCTCCTGCTGCTGGCCATCTTCGCGTTGGCTCGTCCGTTCCTCAGCCAGGATGTTCGCGGCGGACGCCTTCAAGTGGTCATTCTCGACGCCTCGGCCTCCATGCAAGCCACGGACGTCGCGCCCAACCGGTTCGAAAAAGCCCGACAGGAGGCGTTGAAATGGGTGGACGGCCTGGAGGACACCAGCGAAATGGTGATCGTGCTGGCGGGGTCCGTGACGGAGCTCAAGCAATCCAAGACGAGCGATAAATCCGCGCTGCGCCGCGCCCTGCAAGCCTGCCACGTCAGTGACGGACCCACGCGGCTTTCAGATGCTTTCAAACTGGCGGACACCTTGACCCGCGACCAGCAGGCAGACGCGGAAACGCACCTTTTCAGCGATGGCGCCGCCTCCGACTTGGCGGACTTCGAGAGCAAAGGCATGCGGCTCGTCTATCACCGTGTCGGAACGACCAACCATAACGCGGGCGTGGTGGCCCTGGACGTGAAGGCCAACCCGGAGAATCCCGCTCAGCGCGCCATCTTCGCGGGCATCGCCAATTACTCCTCAAACGCGCTGCAAGCCGAGCTCGAGTTGAGGTTCAACGATCAGGTGCTCGACTCGAAACCGATTACCCTCGATCCGCGGAGGTCCGAACCCGTCGTCTTCGTCGCCGCTCAATCGCCTGAAGTGCCGATCGGCAAGTTCACGGTCAGCCTGAAAACGACCGACGACCTCGCGGTGGATAACTCCGCTTCCGTGATCAGCAAGTTGCCCTCGCCGGTCCGGGTGCTTCTCGTCACCCGCGGCAACCGTTTTCTGGAGAAGGCCCTCCGTGCCGCGGGCCAGGTTGAATTGACCATCGTGGAAGACATCAAAACGCCGCCTCAGACGGACTTGGTGGTGCTGGACGATCTCACGCCCTCGGTATGGCCGGAACAGAACGTCCTGGCGATTCACACCTCGAACCCGGCCTGGTTTTCTGCGCCCCCCGCGCCCCTGGAAGCCCCGGCCATTGTGGACTGGAAAACCAGCCACACGCTGATGCGATTTGTCAGCTTCGACAACGTCCAGATCGCCCAGGCGAATGCGGTGCGGACGCCGGATTGGGCGGTGTCCATCCTCGATTCGCAGCAATCGCCGTTGATTCTCGCTGGAGAACGGGAGCGCCAAAGGATTGTCTGGGTGGGCTTCGACGTGTTGAAAAGCTCATGGCCGCGACGCCCGTCCTTCATCATTTTCATGGTCAACGCGGTGGAGTGGCTCAATCCCTTTTCAGGCAGTCCACTCTCGATTCGCGCCGGCGAGCCGTTCCGACTGCCGAAGCCGGAGGGCGTCGCAAAGGCAGAAGTAACTTTCCCCGACGGAACCACGCGTTCCCTGGATTTGGAACCCCAGTCCCGCGACATCGTCGTGGGCGACACCTCCCGGCAAGGCGTCTATCACCTCAAGGCGGGCACCCAAGAAACCCTGTTTGCCGTGAATTTACTCGATTCTCCCGAGAGCGACATCGCGCCGCGCGAGGAGATCAAACTCGGCAAATACGGCGAGGTGTCCGCCACGACGCTGAAAAAGGCCAGCCTCGAACTTTGGCGCTGGATTGCCGCAGCCGCGCTCGTGCTGATGTGCTGCGAATGGTGGTATTTCAACAAACGCACCGCGTGA